The following proteins are co-located in the Romeriopsis navalis LEGE 11480 genome:
- the pntB gene encoding Re/Si-specific NAD(P)(+) transhydrogenase subunit beta: protein MNDLISDGLLGNLSNVAYIAASGLFILSLSGLSRQESAKQGNFFGMLGMAIALIATILRNDVTGYGILAAVIIPGGILGWFLAGRVAMTEMPELVAILHSFVGLAAVLVGIANQLQPNSLPAHEVVIHEIEIFIGVFIGAITFTGSLVAFGKLRGLIAARPLLLPARHGLNLAALGITVWLGSQFLLGGADAPLWPLLAMTVIAGLLGAHLVAAIGGADMPVVISMLNSYSGWAAAAAGFMLNNDLLIITGALVGSSGAILSYIMCRAMNRSFLSVILGGFGNAKSTASAVAVEGEAQSIDAEAATEALKSARSVMIVPGYGMAVAQAQHPVAELTKMLRERNIEVRFGIHPVAGRLPGHMNVLLAEAKVPYDIVFEMDEINDDLPETDVVLVIGANDTVNPNALDDPNCAIAGMPVLEVWKAKQVIVLKRGLASGYAGVENPLFYRENTRMLFGDARKTADAIVGKLSCLEVAC, encoded by the coding sequence ATGAATGATTTAATTTCCGATGGTTTACTCGGTAACTTGTCAAATGTCGCTTACATTGCCGCGAGTGGGCTCTTCATTCTGAGCTTAAGCGGCTTATCTCGGCAAGAATCGGCAAAACAGGGCAATTTCTTCGGCATGCTCGGCATGGCGATCGCGCTCATTGCAACAATTCTTCGTAACGATGTTACGGGTTATGGCATTCTCGCAGCCGTGATCATCCCCGGGGGTATCCTAGGGTGGTTCTTGGCCGGACGAGTCGCCATGACAGAGATGCCTGAACTGGTGGCCATCCTGCATAGCTTCGTTGGACTCGCCGCAGTATTAGTCGGAATTGCTAATCAGCTCCAACCAAATTCCCTTCCAGCACATGAGGTAGTGATTCATGAAATTGAGATTTTTATCGGCGTATTCATTGGGGCAATTACGTTTACGGGCTCTTTGGTTGCTTTTGGTAAGCTGCGGGGTCTTATCGCTGCTCGTCCGCTTTTGCTCCCAGCGCGTCATGGGCTTAATCTCGCGGCCCTCGGCATCACCGTCTGGCTTGGATCCCAGTTTCTCCTAGGCGGCGCTGACGCCCCACTCTGGCCGCTCCTGGCAATGACAGTCATTGCCGGACTGCTCGGAGCACATCTTGTCGCCGCGATCGGTGGCGCTGATATGCCTGTCGTGATCTCGATGCTCAACAGCTACTCTGGTTGGGCAGCAGCAGCGGCAGGCTTCATGCTGAATAATGACCTGTTGATTATCACGGGTGCTTTAGTCGGTAGTAGTGGCGCAATTCTCAGCTACATCATGTGCCGCGCCATGAATCGTTCATTCTTGAGCGTGATTCTGGGTGGCTTTGGTAATGCCAAGAGCACGGCATCCGCTGTGGCGGTTGAAGGGGAAGCCCAATCGATCGACGCTGAAGCTGCGACTGAGGCATTGAAATCGGCCCGTAGTGTGATGATTGTGCCGGGTTATGGCATGGCTGTGGCGCAAGCCCAGCATCCCGTGGCTGAATTAACCAAGATGCTGCGTGAGCGGAATATCGAAGTGCGATTTGGGATTCACCCCGTTGCCGGTCGCTTACCTGGTCATATGAATGTCTTACTTGCGGAAGCCAAGGTGCCCTACGACATCGTATTTGAAATGGATGAAATCAATGATGACCTACCGGAAACCGATGTAGTGCTCGTCATTGGGGCAAACGATACGGTGAACCCGAATGCACTGGATGATCCAAACTGCGCGATCGCTGGGATGCCCGTGCTTGAGGTTTGGAAAGCCAAGCAAGTCATCGTCCTGAAGCGTGGTCTGGCCAGCGGTTATGCCGGTGTCGAGAATCCCCTGTTCTATCGGGAAAATACCCGCATGTTATTTGGCGATGCCCGCAAGACTGCCGACGCGATCGTTGGTAAGCTTAGCTGTTTGGAAGTCGCCTGCTAG
- the pntA gene encoding Re/Si-specific NAD(P)(+) transhydrogenase subunit alpha, protein MTIASQRQGASELNAPPQPTKRVGIPKEIFPGECRVAATPETAKILCDYGFAVTLEAGAGEAANFHDADYEAVGCQIAPNPQALWSESDIVLKVRPPATDEAEQLPAGNTLISFIWANQHPELVQKLTEKQATVLAMETVPRISRAQKLDALSSMANIAGYRAVIEAANHFGRFFTGQITAAGKIPPAKVLVIGAGVAGLAAIGTAKGLGAIVRAFDTRPAVKEQVESLGAEFLQVEIEEDGSGQGGYAKVMSPEFIAAEMALFAEQAKDVDIIITTALIPGRPAPKLITQSMVESMKPGSVVVDLAAEQGGNCEVTEPGRCHRHGNVTIIGFTDLPSRMAAQASQLYGKNLCHILDDLGRNDDYHIDLNDEVVNGALLLYEGVKPEPLPPKPAPTVVPTATTEAAVKIALEQVQGVSSDDQVTQTTSLKASLQQVLGQDWLKSAIALSGLVALLAVGSIMPSSFLSHFTVFVLACFVGWQVIWNVKPALHTPLMSVTNAISGIIILGGMLQVSGQLTAPTTLLGAFAILIGTVNIVGGFLVTQRMLKMFQK, encoded by the coding sequence ATGACGATCGCCTCCCAAAGGCAAGGCGCGAGCGAGTTAAACGCACCACCACAACCCACAAAACGGGTTGGTATCCCCAAAGAAATTTTCCCCGGCGAATGTCGGGTGGCCGCGACGCCCGAAACCGCAAAAATCCTGTGTGATTATGGCTTTGCCGTCACATTGGAAGCCGGTGCTGGAGAAGCCGCGAACTTTCATGATGCTGATTATGAAGCGGTGGGTTGTCAGATTGCACCGAATCCCCAAGCCCTCTGGTCCGAATCCGATATCGTGCTGAAGGTCCGTCCTCCAGCTACGGATGAAGCAGAGCAACTACCGGCGGGTAATACTTTAATTAGCTTTATCTGGGCCAACCAGCATCCGGAACTAGTCCAGAAGTTGACTGAGAAGCAGGCAACCGTGCTAGCGATGGAAACAGTGCCCCGGATTAGCCGGGCCCAGAAGTTGGATGCGCTCAGCTCGATGGCTAATATTGCCGGTTACCGTGCGGTGATTGAAGCCGCTAACCACTTTGGCCGATTCTTCACGGGCCAGATTACGGCGGCGGGCAAGATTCCGCCCGCTAAGGTACTAGTGATTGGGGCCGGTGTGGCGGGTTTGGCCGCGATCGGCACCGCCAAAGGACTCGGCGCGATCGTCCGGGCCTTTGATACGCGTCCAGCGGTCAAAGAACAAGTCGAAAGCCTCGGGGCTGAATTCCTCCAAGTTGAGATTGAGGAAGATGGCTCGGGACAAGGTGGCTATGCCAAGGTGATGAGTCCAGAATTCATCGCCGCGGAAATGGCCCTATTTGCTGAGCAAGCCAAAGATGTTGACATCATCATTACCACAGCGCTCATTCCGGGACGACCGGCACCCAAGCTGATTACGCAGTCCATGGTGGAGAGCATGAAACCCGGCTCCGTCGTCGTCGATTTGGCGGCTGAGCAAGGTGGTAACTGTGAAGTCACCGAACCCGGTCGCTGTCATCGCCACGGCAATGTGACGATTATCGGTTTCACCGATTTGCCGAGTCGCATGGCCGCACAAGCCAGTCAGCTCTACGGCAAAAATCTCTGTCATATCCTGGATGATTTAGGCCGGAATGACGACTACCACATTGATCTAAATGATGAAGTGGTGAATGGCGCACTGTTGCTCTATGAAGGTGTCAAACCCGAACCACTCCCCCCCAAACCAGCACCCACAGTAGTTCCCACGGCCACGACCGAAGCCGCTGTTAAAATCGCCCTCGAACAAGTGCAAGGCGTCAGTAGTGATGATCAAGTTACTCAAACAACATCACTAAAAGCATCACTACAGCAAGTGCTCGGGCAAGACTGGCTGAAGAGCGCGATCGCCCTATCCGGTTTAGTCGCACTACTAGCCGTCGGCTCCATTATGCCGTCGAGTTTCCTATCGCACTTCACCGTATTTGTCTTGGCTTGCTTTGTTGGCTGGCAGGTGATTTGGAATGTCAAACCGGCATTGCATACGCCATTGATGAGTGTGACTAATGCGATTAGCGGCATCATCATCCTGGGCGGCATGTTGCAGGTTTCGGGTCAGTTAACCGCACCGACCACCTTACTCGGCGCATTTGCGATTCTGATCGGTACGGTCAATATCGTCGGCGGCTTTCTCGTCACCCAGCGAATGTTAAAGATGTTTCAGAAATGA
- a CDS encoding Hsp20/alpha crystallin family protein → MSLLRWQPWQEIDSMRRQLDQAFDELTHDAVFKSINTVVRVPAIELSSTEDRVMLKAELPGIEAKDLDIEVTRDAISLKGEYRHTEKDAHQQVYRTELRYGSFHRVIPLPVEVDNTAATAEFQQGVLTLSIPKLQEVQPEAVKVAIGSTEAVGSTTETAAATIDPATLALETDDRETHDPVAQPLPETLPETAVQSADTTTNDAWQ, encoded by the coding sequence ATGTCTTTACTCCGTTGGCAACCCTGGCAAGAAATTGACAGCATGCGCCGTCAGCTTGACCAAGCATTTGATGAACTCACCCATGATGCAGTGTTCAAGTCAATTAATACCGTGGTCCGCGTTCCGGCGATCGAACTCAGCAGCACTGAAGATCGGGTGATGCTTAAGGCGGAGCTGCCCGGCATTGAGGCCAAAGACCTCGATATTGAAGTAACGCGTGACGCGATCTCCCTCAAAGGTGAGTATCGCCATACCGAAAAAGACGCGCATCAGCAGGTCTATCGTACAGAACTCCGCTATGGCAGTTTCCACCGGGTAATTCCGCTACCCGTGGAAGTCGATAACACGGCAGCAACGGCGGAATTTCAGCAAGGTGTCTTGACCCTCAGCATTCCTAAGCTCCAGGAAGTTCAACCGGAAGCGGTCAAGGTGGCGATCGGTTCAACTGAGGCCGTAGGGTCAACAACCGAGACCGCAGCGGCAACAATCGACCCCGCAACGCTGGCGCTAGAAACCGACGATCGAGAAACCCATGATCCAGTGGCGCAGCCGCTGCCGGAAACACTGCCGGAAACAGCTGTCCAGAGCGCGGACACGACAACCAACGACGCTTGGCAATAG
- the dnaK gene encoding molecular chaperone DnaK encodes MAKVVGIDLGTTNSCVAVMEGGKPTVIANAEGARTTPSVVAYTKNNDRLVGQIAKRQSVMNPENTFYSVKRFIGRRFDEVTSETTDVPYKVINNGGNVRLDSGNAGKQFAPEEISAQVLRKLKEDASKYLGEDVTQAVITVPAYFNDSQRQATKDAGKIAGLEVLRIINEPTAASLAYGLDKKANETILVFDLGGGTFDVSILEIGDGVFEVLSTSGDSHLGGDDFDKKIVDYMAAEFQKVEGMDLRKDKQALQRLTEAAEKAKIELSSVTQADINLPFITATQDGPKHLELTLTRAKFEELCADLIDRCRIPVENALRDAKLDKSKIQEIVMVGGSSRIPAVQQVVKNLMGKDPNQGVNPDEVVAVGAAIQAGVLSGEKGTEGLLLLDVTPLSLGVETLGGVMTKIIARNTTVPTKKSEVFSTAVDGQSNVEIHVLQGEREMSNDNKSLGTFRLDGIPPAQRGVPQIEVTFDIDANGILSVTAKDKGSGKEQTISITGASTLDKDEVDRMVQDAEVNASSDQERREKIDTKNQADSLAYQAEKQISDLGDKVPEDDKTKIEGMVKDLRDAIQSDDADAIKSKKEELEKTLYEISSNIYQQAGGDGAAPGAEPSADAGGDAGTSDDSGEDVIDADFTESK; translated from the coding sequence ATGGCAAAGGTAGTTGGAATTGACTTAGGTACAACAAACTCGTGCGTCGCTGTGATGGAAGGTGGTAAGCCCACCGTCATCGCTAATGCCGAAGGTGCGCGCACAACCCCCTCTGTCGTCGCATATACGAAGAATAACGATCGCTTGGTCGGCCAAATCGCCAAGCGCCAGTCGGTGATGAACCCGGAAAACACGTTTTACTCCGTGAAGCGGTTTATCGGTCGTCGGTTTGACGAAGTCACTAGCGAGACGACTGACGTCCCCTATAAAGTAATTAACAACGGTGGTAATGTCCGCCTTGATAGCGGCAACGCCGGTAAGCAGTTCGCCCCGGAAGAGATTTCGGCCCAGGTGCTGCGCAAGCTGAAAGAAGATGCCAGTAAGTATCTCGGTGAAGATGTCACCCAGGCTGTAATCACGGTTCCGGCATACTTCAATGACTCCCAGCGTCAAGCCACAAAGGATGCGGGTAAGATTGCCGGTCTGGAAGTGCTGCGGATTATCAACGAGCCGACCGCTGCATCCTTGGCCTATGGCTTGGATAAGAAAGCGAACGAAACAATCCTCGTATTTGACTTGGGTGGTGGTACGTTCGACGTTTCCATCCTGGAAATCGGCGACGGTGTATTTGAAGTGCTATCGACTTCGGGTGACTCCCACTTGGGTGGTGACGACTTCGATAAGAAGATCGTCGATTACATGGCGGCTGAGTTTCAGAAAGTCGAAGGCATGGACTTGCGCAAGGATAAGCAAGCCCTCCAGCGTTTGACCGAAGCGGCGGAGAAAGCCAAGATTGAGCTATCCAGCGTGACCCAAGCGGACATTAACTTGCCGTTTATCACGGCGACCCAAGATGGTCCGAAGCACTTGGAGTTGACCCTGACTCGGGCCAAGTTTGAAGAGCTATGTGCGGACTTGATCGATCGCTGCCGTATCCCTGTGGAGAACGCGCTGCGTGATGCCAAGCTCGATAAGAGCAAGATTCAAGAAATCGTTATGGTGGGTGGTTCTAGCCGGATTCCCGCCGTGCAGCAGGTTGTGAAGAACCTGATGGGCAAAGACCCGAACCAAGGTGTTAACCCGGATGAAGTGGTGGCAGTTGGTGCGGCAATTCAGGCCGGTGTACTTTCCGGTGAGAAGGGCACAGAAGGTCTGTTGTTGCTGGATGTGACACCACTGTCCTTGGGTGTTGAAACCTTGGGTGGTGTGATGACCAAGATCATTGCCCGCAACACGACTGTCCCGACGAAGAAATCGGAAGTCTTCTCAACGGCAGTTGATGGTCAGTCCAACGTGGAAATTCACGTGCTCCAGGGTGAGCGCGAGATGTCCAACGACAACAAGAGCTTGGGAACCTTCCGCTTGGATGGCATTCCCCCGGCACAACGTGGTGTCCCCCAAATCGAAGTGACCTTTGATATCGATGCGAACGGTATCTTGAGTGTGACAGCGAAGGATAAGGGGTCAGGCAAAGAGCAGACGATTAGCATCACGGGTGCTTCGACCTTGGATAAGGACGAAGTCGATCGGATGGTACAGGATGCCGAAGTCAATGCTTCCAGCGACCAAGAGCGGCGTGAGAAGATTGATACCAAAAACCAAGCTGACTCCCTGGCTTACCAGGCTGAGAAGCAAATCAGTGACCTCGGTGATAAGGTTCCAGAAGACGACAAGACGAAGATCGAAGGGATGGTCAAGGACTTGCGTGATGCAATCCAGTCTGACGATGCTGATGCGATCAAGTCGAAGAAAGAGGAGCTGGAGAAGACCCTATACGAAATTAGCTCCAACATCTACCAGCAAGCTGGTGGCGATGGCGCCGCTCCAGGCGCTGAGCCAAGTGCGGATGCTGGCGGTGATGCCGGTACGTCCGATGATAGCGGCGAAGACGTGATTGATGCTGACTTCACTGAGTCGAAGTAA
- a CDS encoding type II toxin-antitoxin system PemK/MazF family toxin, translating to MTTSTTPKPNFQRGDVVLVLFPNSDLRSAKTKPALIIQTNNLETGLSQIIIAMITSNMSRAGHPSRYLIDVRSSIGQASGLVTDSIVMTDNLTTIAASAIYRVIGSLPMAEIDQALRHTLGL from the coding sequence ATGACAACGAGCACAACGCCAAAACCCAACTTTCAACGCGGTGATGTGGTTCTCGTATTATTTCCAAATTCCGACCTACGATCGGCCAAAACTAAACCCGCTTTGATCATCCAAACAAACAATCTCGAAACGGGTTTATCTCAAATTATTATTGCGATGATTACGAGCAATATGTCGCGAGCCGGGCATCCTAGCCGGTATCTCATTGATGTCCGGTCAAGTATTGGTCAAGCATCCGGCCTTGTGACTGATTCGATCGTCATGACCGATAATCTAACGACGATTGCGGCCTCGGCAATATACCGGGTGATTGGTTCATTGCCGATGGCTGAGATCGATCAGGCCTTGCGTCATACATTGGGCCTCTAA
- the trxA gene encoding thioredoxin translates to MAVKKKYRNLNELLAGSTTPVLVDFYAEWCGPCKMMAKVLEEVNEDLSGRLKIVKIDTEKYPGLASQHNITALPTMVVFNGGKAVHRIEGLMGADELVDRLRPLIR, encoded by the coding sequence ATGGCAGTCAAAAAGAAGTATCGCAACTTAAATGAACTATTAGCCGGGTCCACTACACCTGTTTTAGTCGATTTTTACGCCGAATGGTGCGGTCCCTGCAAAATGATGGCCAAGGTCCTCGAAGAAGTCAACGAAGACCTCAGCGGACGCTTGAAAATCGTCAAGATCGACACCGAGAAGTATCCCGGCCTCGCCAGCCAACACAATATTACGGCCCTCCCCACGATGGTCGTCTTCAATGGTGGAAAGGCTGTACATCGAATTGAAGGGCTGATGGGAGCGGATGAACTCGTCGATCGACTACGCCCCCTGATCCGCTAG
- a CDS encoding GNAT family N-acetyltransferase has product MQVQQYSDISQFLTDTEPFLMQHEATHCLLLGMMARLANQGLSDDAMLIVVKADAVPLLVAVQTAPYNLALSVAADMAAVDYLADRLAAQAIALPGINGGVAETTRFAARWQTLMEQQAKVTMDMKVHELAQVSEIDYPVGQLRRATIADLDLLCEWFRDFYAEAMFRPFTDDMVGVVRQQIQDGILYLWEDGNGVPVTMLGKHPMTSGNARVGPVYTPLAYRCRGYGTASVARVSQQILDAGGTAGFIFTDVTNPTSNSIYHKVGYRVVGDYQMMAFADLAT; this is encoded by the coding sequence ATGCAAGTTCAGCAATATAGCGACATTTCTCAGTTTCTAACTGATACAGAGCCGTTTTTAATGCAGCATGAAGCTACACATTGTTTGCTCTTGGGCATGATGGCGCGTTTGGCGAATCAAGGACTGAGCGATGATGCAATGCTGATTGTGGTTAAAGCAGATGCGGTGCCGTTATTGGTGGCGGTGCAGACAGCACCGTACAATTTGGCGCTGTCGGTGGCGGCAGATATGGCGGCGGTTGATTATTTAGCAGATAGGCTAGCGGCGCAGGCGATCGCGTTGCCTGGGATTAATGGTGGTGTGGCAGAAACGACTCGATTTGCGGCCCGTTGGCAAACTCTGATGGAACAGCAGGCAAAGGTGACGATGGATATGAAGGTCCATGAGTTAGCTCAGGTATCGGAGATTGATTATCCTGTGGGGCAACTGCGGCGGGCGACGATCGCGGATCTTGATCTGCTGTGCGAATGGTTTCGCGATTTCTATGCTGAAGCGATGTTTCGGCCGTTTACGGATGACATGGTGGGTGTTGTGCGGCAGCAGATTCAGGATGGCATTTTATATCTTTGGGAAGATGGGAATGGTGTGCCAGTGACGATGCTGGGGAAACATCCCATGACTTCAGGTAATGCCCGCGTGGGGCCAGTTTATACGCCGCTGGCTTATCGGTGTCGGGGGTATGGGACTGCCAGCGTTGCGCGAGTGAGCCAGCAGATTTTGGATGCTGGGGGTACGGCAGGTTTCATTTTTACTGATGTGACGAATCCGACTTCAAATAGCATTTATCACAAGGTTGGGTATCGAGTGGTGGGGGATTATCAAATGATGGCCTTTGCTGATTTGGCGACATGA
- a CDS encoding glutathione S-transferase family protein, with product MPKSLPAASIIKLGRFTWTTMWQVMMSQMAPRSKTGAYVRPESVFRGTIDADHPAAAGRYRLFVGMGCPWAHRTLIVRALKGLEAAIDISIVVPSADDGRWLLTEPYLNCQNMPELYQTASPGFKGRSTVPILFDETTKTIINNESAEIIEILNAEFNEFATHGDLDLYPAAGKAEIDRWNAQIYPSVNNGVYRCGFAQTQAAYDEAVNELFGMLDTIDDHLANQSFLWGEQITLADVRLFTTLIRFDSAYHGLFKCSRRRIRDYANLSQYVQRIYQLPGVADTCDFQAIQQDYYGNLFPLNPGGIVPTPVDMSWLA from the coding sequence GTGCCTAAAAGTCTACCGGCGGCATCAATTATCAAACTCGGGCGCTTTACCTGGACAACGATGTGGCAGGTGATGATGTCGCAAATGGCTCCCCGCAGTAAAACTGGAGCCTATGTCCGACCGGAAAGTGTATTTCGAGGGACGATCGATGCTGACCATCCAGCCGCAGCCGGGCGTTATCGTTTATTTGTCGGGATGGGCTGCCCGTGGGCACATCGGACTTTGATTGTGCGGGCATTGAAGGGATTGGAAGCGGCGATCGACATCTCCATCGTGGTCCCATCAGCAGATGATGGTCGGTGGCTGCTGACCGAGCCATATCTGAATTGTCAGAATATGCCGGAGCTCTACCAGACGGCCTCACCGGGTTTCAAAGGCCGATCGACGGTGCCAATTTTATTTGATGAGACGACCAAGACGATTATTAATAACGAAAGCGCTGAGATTATCGAAATCTTAAACGCTGAGTTTAATGAATTTGCGACGCATGGGGATTTGGACTTATATCCTGCTGCGGGTAAAGCGGAGATCGATCGTTGGAATGCCCAAATCTATCCCAGTGTGAACAATGGGGTTTACCGCTGTGGATTTGCTCAAACCCAGGCGGCCTATGACGAAGCCGTAAATGAGTTGTTTGGGATGTTGGATACGATCGACGATCATTTAGCCAATCAGTCATTCCTTTGGGGTGAGCAAATTACCCTCGCCGATGTGCGGCTATTCACCACCCTGATTCGGTTTGACTCGGCCTATCACGGATTATTCAAATGCAGTCGGCGGCGGATTCGCGACTACGCCAATCTCAGCCAGTACGTTCAGCGGATTTATCAGTTGCCGGGAGTGGCTGACACCTGTGATTTTCAGGCAATTCAGCAAGATTATTATGGGAATCTATTCCCACTAAATCCGGGGGGAATTGTGCCGACGCCTGTGGATATGAGCTGGTTGGCTTAA
- a CDS encoding glycosyltransferase, with amino-acid sequence MRRLYFLVPGTTGKFYCGGLFAELKTLKIAQQVCTAEVVTYRQREADTLFLDDLLAKGAHLDAIFVVSWGFDVPKLLKRLKAQQVIYHAHSAHYGFRLPANVPIVTVSRNTMGYWGQLAPNSLIFHLPNEISPEFSNQHQTRDIDVLVQARKSSEYLLKQLIPALQSQCNVYVIDHFVDNLGELFNRSQVYLYDSAEYWAQQGVTEGFGLPPMEAMASGCHVFSSVNNALADYLDPGFNCHKIAGYAMEYDLHQIMQRVQQQQTFELPAGFLAPYRVASIAQRLETILTEINTFFDLAPTYQTLIPDLTPNRLRQLRMKTFWQKVQKKLLKSGK; translated from the coding sequence ATGCGTCGTCTCTATTTCTTGGTCCCGGGGACAACGGGCAAGTTCTACTGCGGTGGGCTGTTTGCGGAGCTAAAGACGCTGAAGATTGCCCAGCAGGTCTGCACAGCTGAAGTTGTCACCTATCGCCAGCGGGAAGCCGACACATTATTTTTGGATGATTTGCTCGCAAAAGGCGCACATCTCGATGCAATTTTTGTCGTGAGTTGGGGCTTTGATGTGCCGAAATTGCTGAAGCGACTGAAAGCGCAGCAGGTGATTTACCATGCCCACAGTGCGCACTATGGATTTCGCTTGCCGGCGAATGTCCCGATCGTCACGGTCAGTCGCAACACCATGGGTTACTGGGGGCAGCTGGCACCGAATTCGCTGATTTTCCACTTGCCGAACGAAATCTCGCCGGAGTTTTCCAACCAACATCAAACACGGGATATTGATGTCTTAGTCCAAGCGCGCAAGTCCTCGGAGTATCTTCTCAAGCAACTGATCCCCGCCTTACAGTCCCAATGCAACGTCTATGTGATCGATCACTTTGTGGATAATCTGGGCGAGTTGTTTAACCGATCGCAAGTCTATCTCTACGACTCCGCCGAATACTGGGCACAGCAGGGCGTGACGGAGGGCTTTGGGTTGCCGCCAATGGAGGCGATGGCATCGGGCTGTCATGTGTTTTCCAGTGTGAATAATGCTTTAGCGGACTATCTTGATCCAGGGTTCAACTGTCACAAAATCGCGGGATACGCGATGGAATATGACTTGCACCAGATTATGCAGCGCGTCCAACAGCAACAAACATTTGAACTGCCAGCGGGTTTCTTGGCACCCTACCGAGTGGCGTCAATCGCCCAGCGTTTAGAGACCATCCTGACAGAAATTAATACCTTCTTTGATCTCGCGCCGACTTACCAAACGCTGATTCCGGATCTGACACCCAATCGACTACGCCAGTTACGCATGAAGACTTTTTGGCAGAAGGTTCAGAAAAAGCTGCTGAAGTCAGGGAAATAG